The DNA sequence CGTGACGATGATTTTATCTGTGTTGGCGATGCTCTGTACTGTGCCCGTCATCACAACTGTGTATAAATTGAAAAGTGAAGAGAAAAAAGGTCGCTTGGAACATATGTTTAGTCGTCCGCTGTCGCGCACGCGCATCTTCGGGAGTGTCATCTTGCTCGCGTGTTTCGTCGCTCTCATCACAATGACGCTGGCAGCGATCGGCCTCGGCGCTGTCGGCACTGCGGTGATGGCAGAAGAGATGTCGCTCGGGACATTTTTGCATGCGGGCATCGTTTACCTCCCGGCAATGCTCGTCATGATGGGCGTCGCTGTGTTATTCGTCGGGGCACTCCCGAAAGGGACGAATGTGCTGTGGATTTACTTGCTGTATTCGTTCATCGTCGTCTATATGGGAGGGATGTTGCAACTGCCCGATTGGATGGCGAAACTGTCACCGTTCGGCCACGTGGCACAAGTGCCGGTGGAAGAAATGGACTGGGTAGCGACGAGTGTGTTGCTTCTCGTTGCTGCCGGGTGTACGGCGATTGGGATGTTCGGGTATCAGAGGCGGGATGTGGGTTAGCGGAAAACGATCTCGGCCCAATCTCCTTAAAATAAGAAAAAGACGCCCATGCGTTCATTGCCCGCTTTACCCCTGCGTTTACCGTGCTGGAGCACATCCAATCTGTACCGAAGCGCGCCTTGCGCACGTATGTGATTGCATAAAGGAAATTGAACTCGAACACGCCGCTGTAGAGGACGTCGCTGCGATCGTGGAATGGACGCGGAAAAAACGCAAATGCCAAGCATAAGGGGGAGTTACCCCCTTGTGCTTTTTTGTTTGTAATTGGCGTGTGATGTTCGGGAAGCAAAAAAAGTAACAGTGAACCCAATTTTTTAAAAACTGACTTTATCGCGTTTCCGAAGTATGGTAGTATAAATGAATACAAAGGAGAACGAGGGAGAACTAAGGAGATCCGTTTATGAGACGGCTGAGAATTCCTTCGTTAAGTCGGGTAAGGGAAGAGAAAGTGAAGAGTGAGCGAGCGGGCGAGAAATTCTGGAATGAGTAGGGGAAGAGCGGGTGTGTAGGGCATGAGCCTGCAAGAAGTAGTAAGGAGGGGATTTTTTGGAGACTTTCCAAATTACAAGTGTAGTTGTTTACTTTATTTCAATGCTGTTGGGGTCAATAGTATTAGTCAATAGACGACCAATTGAACGCGTTTTTTTGAGCGATATTCAGAATGCAATGTACTATCCGGCAATGTACCTCATTCTTACGATCATTATTGTCCCAATCGTTTTTTTTGTATCTTTCTTGATGTGGTTGATAGAAGGAGAGCCGACAATTCCTCTACAATTGTTATTACTACCACTAGCAATTGGAGCAATATGTTCATATATAATTTGCATGATGATCGCAATCTTTAGGGAATTATTTAGGCCTAGCTATCATTATTATATACATCACGAGAAACACGGGAAGCTGTACTTGATTAAATCGCATGATAAAGAAAAAATGTTATTATCTAACCGGAGTAGCATCACTAATAACAAGGGTGACTTCGAACTACTCGAAACGAGACAAAATTTACTTTCTAGGAAAATATACCGTGAAACAGAAAGAAAAAATTGTAAATTGCGAGATTGGATAGGAATAATTATAATGTGGAAGAAATAGCGTCAAGTATTGATCTGGTCCCTTTCAAACCTAGGGAGTTTTCTGTATTTATTGCCAGGTAGGTGAGGCTTATGAGGATAGTTATTTATAACGATATTACCGTCAGGAAGCTGGCGGAAGACGACGCACATTTGCTAGTGAAGTGGCTGAGTGATCCGCGCGTGTTACAATATTACGAAGGTCGCGATCGCCCACATGACCTCGACATGGTGCGACGGCATTTTTATGATCGAACACGAGAAGTTACATCGTGTGTTGTTGAATGCGATAGTCTTGCAATCGGATACATCCAGTATTATTTAATAACTGAGAAAGAAAGACAGTTGTACGGGTTTAATGACTTTGTCGGGGCAATATACGGTATGGACCAGTTCATCGGCGAGGTTACCTACTGGAATAAAGGAATCGGTACCGTGCTCGTACAATCGATGGTCGACTTCTTACTAACGAAGCAAAAAGCAGATAAAATCGTGATGGATCCGCAAACGTGGGATACGAGGGCGTTGCATGTGTACGAGAAGTGTGGGTTTGTAAGGAAGAAGTTGTTACCGGAACACGAGTGGCACGAAGGGCAGTACCGGGACTGCTGGGTAGTCGTTTATGAGGCGGATGAGAATTCCTTCGTTAAGTCGGGTAAGAGAAGAGAAAGTAAAGAGTGAGCGAACGGGCGAGAAATTGTGGAAAAAGTAGGGGAAGAGCGGGTGTGTAGGGCATAAGCCTGCAAGAAGTAGTAAGTAGGAAATAGAAAAGCAATGCGAGGTGGAAACAAAGTAGGTGGAAACGATGGACGGCGATATTAAAAACAGCTTACAAAAAAGCTACGACGCCCATGCACAGTTACGAAATCAACAGCAACTGGAGACATGGAAAACGCAGGAGCTAGACACATTTTTATCGCTTTTTAAAGGGAAAGACAGCGTCAACGTGCTAGACGTCGGTGCCGGTCCTGGAAAGCAGGCGCGCTATTTGCAACAACGTGGGCTTCAGGTGAGTTGTATCGACATGAGTCCGGAAATGGTTCGCCTTTGTGAGGACAAGGGACTCGCGGCGTATGTGATGGATGTTAACCATTTGACATTTCCGGCGCACACGTTCGACGCCGTATGGTCAATGAATGCTCTTTTACACGTTCCGAAGCAAACGTTTGACCGTGCGCTAACGAGAATAAAAAAGGTGCTCAAACCGGGGGGCTTGTTCTATCTCGGCATGTACGGCGGTTTTGACAGTGAGGGGGTGTGGGAAGAGGACTTTTACGAGCCAAAGCGATTTTTTTCCTTTTACGAACACGAGGAGATTCAAAAAGTCGTCAGTCGCTATTTTGAGTTGGTCGATTTTCGCGTGGTGGACATCGAAGGATCGACATTGGATTACCAAGCGCTGCTGTTAAAAAAGTAAGAATGAGTAAAAACGGGACTGCTCTATGGTGCTTGCAGCCTACTTGGGCGGGGGTCATCAATAGGCATTTCATCGGTTGTCACTAACTTATATTGAGCTGTGGAGGGATGAGATGTGTTCAACGCAAGCGAAGATTTATACGACCTCATTTACAGTTTTAAAGATTATGAGCGTGAAGCACAGGAGATACGAAATTTTATTTCGCGACATAAGCCGGATGCCGAGTCCGTGCTAGACGTCGCCTGTGGAACGGGCAAGCATCTCGAATTTTTGACAAAGCACTATGCGGTTGACGGGATTGACCTCAATGAAAGGTTTGTGCAGATCGCCGCAGAACGAAATCCGTCGTCGAACTTTTGGGTCGCGGATATGACCGCTTTCGATCTACAGAAAACATATGATGTCGTGATGTGTTTGTTTAGTTCCATCGGTTACGTAAGAACGCACGAGGCAGTCAAACAAACGGTCAAACAATTCAAAAGTCACTTAAACGACGGTGGCATTGTCATCGTCGAACCGTGGTTCACCCCCGATCAGTGGCAGGCCGGATACGTTTCTGTACTAAATGCGGAACGCGACGATGTAAAAGTTTGCCGGATGTCGCATGCGGAACGGGAAGGAAACCTTTCGGTATTGAATTTCGAATACTTGGTAGGCACGGAGTCGGGCATTCAGCATTTTCAAGAACGGCATGAACTCGGGCTCTTTTCCCATGAGGAACTGCTACAAATATTTCAAGCGAGCGGGTTGAATGTGGTTTTTGATTCTAAGGGGATTAGTGGCAGGGGTGTATATATATGCTTCA is a window from the Numidum massiliense genome containing:
- a CDS encoding GNAT family N-acetyltransferase, with translation MRIVIYNDITVRKLAEDDAHLLVKWLSDPRVLQYYEGRDRPHDLDMVRRHFYDRTREVTSCVVECDSLAIGYIQYYLITEKERQLYGFNDFVGAIYGMDQFIGEVTYWNKGIGTVLVQSMVDFLLTKQKADKIVMDPQTWDTRALHVYEKCGFVRKKLLPEHEWHEGQYRDCWVVVYEADENSFVKSGKRRESKE
- a CDS encoding class I SAM-dependent methyltransferase, whose translation is MDGDIKNSLQKSYDAHAQLRNQQQLETWKTQELDTFLSLFKGKDSVNVLDVGAGPGKQARYLQQRGLQVSCIDMSPEMVRLCEDKGLAAYVMDVNHLTFPAHTFDAVWSMNALLHVPKQTFDRALTRIKKVLKPGGLFYLGMYGGFDSEGVWEEDFYEPKRFFSFYEHEEIQKVVSRYFELVDFRVVDIEGSTLDYQALLLKK
- a CDS encoding class I SAM-dependent methyltransferase; this translates as MFNASEDLYDLIYSFKDYEREAQEIRNFISRHKPDAESVLDVACGTGKHLEFLTKHYAVDGIDLNERFVQIAAERNPSSNFWVADMTAFDLQKTYDVVMCLFSSIGYVRTHEAVKQTVKQFKSHLNDGGIVIVEPWFTPDQWQAGYVSVLNAERDDVKVCRMSHAEREGNLSVLNFEYLVGTESGIQHFQERHELGLFSHEELLQIFQASGLNVVFDSKGISGRGVYICFI